CAAGATCTTGACGACCTGCTTTCTCAAATTCATGGAGGGAGTCTTTACGTTGTTTGAATTCGCGAGAAATAACCGTCAACTCGTCTGCTTCAGTTAGGTCAGTGCCTAACTTAATGGCTTCGTTTTGAAGAGATGCTTTGACCATACGAATGACCCCAAGCTTCTCTTTCTCTTTGTTTTTCATCGCTTGTTTCATATCACTATTTAAACGCTCGAGAAGACTCATAAATCCACCCTCTTATTAGAACTTGCGTTTTCTAGCAGCTTCAGATTTCTTCTTACGCTTTACGCTAGGCTTTTCATAGAATTCGCGCTTTCTTGCTTCTTGTAACGTACCAGTTTTTGAAACTGAACGTTTGAAGCGACGAAGAGCATCTTCAAGCGATTCGTTTTTACGAACAACTGTTCTTGACATTCTAATTCCCTCCCTCCGAACAAAACCACTAACATCATAATGAAATGACATGTTAGACATGTCTTTTGCAATTATAATATAATGATTCCTTAAGGTCAACCGCTTTACATAAAGTAATGCAGTTATTCCCCCTTTATTTTATGAACTTTCTTGATAAAAGATTACTCACTCAGCTGTTTTATACGTATGAAAAAAGCTGCGCAAACACGCAGCTTTCCAATAAGTGTTATGAGCTCATTTTCACCTGATCTTGAAGATGAACCTCATCTAGCACGCGAACAAACTCACCTTCATTATAAGGATATCCAGCTTTTGAAATTTTCACTTTTACAAGCTTTCCAACCATTTCTTCAGACGCTTTAAACACAACCTTTAAGTAGTTATCAGTATATCCTACATATAAACCACTTTCAGGATCTTCTTTATATTTTTCTTCCGGAATTACTTCTAGTACTTCTCCTTCAAACGTTGAAGCATATTCTTTTGCCAATTGGTTTGAAAGTTCGATTAAACGGTGCACACGTTGATTTTTTACTTCTTCATCAATCTGGTCGGTCATACGAGCTGCTGGCGTACCTGTACGTTTAGAATACGGGAATACGTGAAGCTCTGAAAAACCGTGCTCTTTAATAAAGTTATACGTCTCCATAAACTCTTCTTCTGTCTCACCTGGGAACCCGACAATCACATCTGATGTAATCGCTAATCCAGGAAGAGCTTCTTTCAGACGGTTTAAGCGCTCGCCAAAGAACTCCATTGTATACTTACGACGCATGCGCTTCAATACCGTATTTGAACCTGATTGAAGAGGGATATGCAAATGACGTACAACCATTTCTGACTGATCTAGTACCTCTATCACTTCGTCCGTAATTTGACTTGCTTCAATTGACGAAATACGAATGCGTTTTAATCCTTTTACTTGAGACTCTAAATCAC
The genomic region above belongs to Priestia megaterium and contains:
- a CDS encoding GatB/YqeY domain-containing protein — translated: MSLLERLNSDMKQAMKNKEKEKLGVIRMVKASLQNEAIKLGTDLTEADELTVISREFKQRKDSLHEFEKAGRQDLVDKIHSELAVLEVYAPKQLTEEELSEIIKTTIEETQSSSKADMGKVMGALMPKVKGKADGSLVNKLVLQHLS
- the rpsU gene encoding 30S ribosomal protein S21: MSRTVVRKNESLEDALRRFKRSVSKTGTLQEARKREFYEKPSVKRKKKSEAARKRKF
- the mtaB gene encoding tRNA (N(6)-L-threonylcarbamoyladenosine(37)-C(2))-methylthiotransferase MtaB is translated as MSTVAFHTLGCKVNHYETEAIWQLFKGQGYERVEYEQTADVYVINTCTVTNTGDKKSRQVIRRAVRKNPDAVICVTGCYAQTSPAEIMAIPGVDIVVGTQDRVKMLDYIEQFKKERQPINGVGNIMKTRVYEELDVPAFTDRTRASLKIQEGCNNFCTFCIIPWARGLMRSRDPKEVVAQAQQLVDAGYKEIVLTGIHTGGYGEDMKDYNLAQLLRDLESQVKGLKRIRISSIEASQITDEVIEVLDQSEMVVRHLHIPLQSGSNTVLKRMRRKYTMEFFGERLNRLKEALPGLAITSDVIVGFPGETEEEFMETYNFIKEHGFSELHVFPYSKRTGTPAARMTDQIDEEVKNQRVHRLIELSNQLAKEYASTFEGEVLEVIPEEKYKEDPESGLYVGYTDNYLKVVFKASEEMVGKLVKVKISKAGYPYNEGEFVRVLDEVHLQDQVKMSS